In Candidatus Desulforudis audaxviator MP104C, a genomic segment contains:
- a CDS encoding HAD family hydrolase, with protein sequence MTVRAVLFDLDGTLIDTIPLIRWTFERVFADFGLPWENGEVLHTVGLPLREIAARYMPDRADEFMERYAAFQKTRFRELTRAYPGAVETLATIKSAGYRTGVVTSKRREPALASLALTGLDQHIEAVVTADDVTKPKPDPEPVFKALELLHTRPQNAAYIGDSWYDVVAGKQAGVTTVGATWGIASREQLAEHAPDIIVDSWDEFLANL encoded by the coding sequence TTGACCGTAAGAGCCGTGCTTTTTGACCTGGACGGAACGTTGATCGACACGATTCCCTTGATCCGCTGGACCTTCGAACGGGTTTTCGCAGACTTCGGCCTGCCCTGGGAAAACGGTGAAGTGCTGCACACCGTGGGACTCCCCCTGCGGGAAATTGCCGCCCGGTATATGCCGGACCGGGCGGACGAATTCATGGAACGGTATGCAGCCTTCCAGAAGACCAGATTCAGGGAACTGACCAGAGCTTATCCGGGAGCCGTGGAAACCTTGGCAACCATCAAGTCAGCCGGCTACCGCACCGGAGTGGTCACCTCCAAACGTCGGGAACCCGCCCTGGCAAGTTTGGCCCTCACCGGACTTGACCAACACATCGAAGCGGTCGTGACCGCGGATGACGTAACCAAGCCAAAGCCCGACCCGGAACCCGTGTTCAAGGCCCTTGAACTTCTGCACACGCGGCCCCAGAACGCGGCTTACATCGGCGACAGTTGGTACGACGTCGTAGCCGGCAAACAGGCCGGCGTGACCACCGTCGGCGCGACATGGGGCATAGCGAGTCGGGAACAACTGGCCGAACACGCCCCCGACATCATCGTGGATTCCTGGGACGAGTTTCTGGCTAACCTGTAG
- a CDS encoding stalk domain-containing protein translates to MKGRGWATILLVAGFLIAVLILPAGAAPKVIVDGVRLNPAVPPVVEQGVVLVPARDIFEALGAGVSWDGATKSVHVRKGDTHIRLQIGSTRAFVNGTAVPLAVPPRTVNGAVMVPLRFVSESLEAEVRWNGLTRTVTVFSGAAASEEAAPSVTPRTPGTIDREYSWDYGGKRWTYRLQVPREAYEYYTGLKRPPTDNYSVYVTDPVDDPFIAAMAARFLEVARQERYSPKQTVEFVVAFVQSLEYVTDDISKGFDQYARYPLETLVEQEGDCEDTSILLASILREMDFGVVLVMLPGDPGHMAVGVKGENLPGVYYEYAGARYYYVETTAAGWSIGRIPDEYRHREARILPLVPQAVITHEWVSRGSVSGYIELKVTVHNYGTVTARETKVYAALDAGGGKVYDQRWSGPLNLEPRARGTYTLRLKPPANVETRLIVKIVSDGYLVDESTSERFRT, encoded by the coding sequence ATGAAGGGTCGCGGATGGGCAACCATTCTGCTGGTTGCCGGTTTCCTGATTGCCGTTCTGATCCTGCCGGCGGGGGCCGCGCCGAAGGTGATCGTGGACGGGGTCCGGCTGAACCCCGCGGTGCCGCCCGTGGTGGAGCAGGGGGTCGTGCTGGTCCCCGCGCGGGACATATTCGAGGCCTTGGGGGCCGGGGTGTCCTGGGACGGCGCGACCAAGTCCGTTCACGTCCGCAAAGGGGATACCCACATCCGGCTCCAGATCGGGTCGACCCGCGCCTTCGTGAACGGCACGGCGGTCCCGCTGGCCGTGCCTCCTAGAACCGTCAACGGCGCCGTGATGGTGCCCCTGCGGTTCGTCAGCGAGTCGCTGGAGGCGGAGGTCCGCTGGAACGGGCTGACCAGGACGGTGACCGTTTTTTCCGGGGCCGCTGCGTCAGAAGAGGCGGCTCCGTCCGTGACGCCGCGGACGCCGGGCACAATCGACAGGGAGTACTCCTGGGACTACGGCGGCAAGCGCTGGACCTACAGGCTGCAAGTGCCGCGGGAAGCATACGAATACTACACCGGCCTGAAACGCCCGCCCACGGACAACTACTCGGTGTACGTCACCGACCCGGTGGACGATCCGTTCATTGCGGCAATGGCCGCCCGGTTCCTGGAGGTGGCCCGCCAGGAGAGGTACTCGCCGAAACAGACCGTCGAGTTTGTGGTGGCCTTCGTGCAGAGCCTGGAGTATGTAACCGATGATATCTCCAAGGGCTTCGACCAGTACGCCCGTTACCCGCTGGAAACCCTAGTGGAACAGGAAGGGGACTGCGAGGATACGAGCATCCTGCTGGCGTCTATCCTCCGGGAGATGGACTTCGGCGTGGTGCTGGTCATGCTGCCGGGCGACCCCGGGCACATGGCCGTGGGGGTCAAGGGCGAGAACCTGCCCGGCGTATACTACGAGTACGCGGGTGCACGCTATTACTATGTGGAGACGACGGCCGCCGGCTGGTCGATCGGCCGGATTCCCGACGAATACCGTCACCGGGAGGCCCGGATTCTGCCGCTGGTACCCCAGGCGGTGATCACCCACGAGTGGGTTTCACGGGGTAGTGTGAGCGGCTACATCGAGTTGAAGGTCACGGTGCACAACTACGGCACCGTCACCGCCCGGGAAACGAAGGTGTACGCGGCTCTGGACGCCGGGGGCGGCAAGGTGTACGACCAGCGGTGGTCCGGCCCGCTGAACCTGGAGCCGCGCGCGCGGGGCACCTACACCCTGCGCCTGAAGCCGCCGGCGAACGTTGAGACGCGCCTGATCGTGAAGATCGTCAGCGATGGCTACTTGGTGGATGAGAGCACCTCGGAGCGGTTCAGGACCTGA
- a CDS encoding YkgJ family cysteine cluster protein, giving the protein MPDSPRDSCIRCGTCCLKGGPTLHHEDKRLLLEGHAGYEHLVTIRKGELVFDPVLGVPRPADQELVKVRGKGNGWACCLFDERGPACRVYEHRFLECRLLKCWNPADLVAVIGVNTIVRTDIINPGDPVRQVIAAHEEECPPHKVQALIAGLSRGDDRSKTLAALAGLARKDLAVRHYARSELGLKTEYEYFIFGRPLSGILASHGIMVHTLPGG; this is encoded by the coding sequence ATGCCTGACTCCCCCAGAGACAGCTGCATACGGTGCGGCACTTGCTGCCTGAAGGGCGGCCCGACCCTCCACCACGAGGACAAGAGGCTTCTTCTGGAGGGGCACGCGGGGTACGAGCACCTGGTGACCATCAGGAAGGGCGAACTGGTGTTTGACCCCGTTCTGGGCGTCCCCAGACCGGCCGACCAGGAACTCGTCAAGGTGCGCGGCAAGGGAAACGGGTGGGCCTGCTGCCTTTTTGACGAAAGGGGTCCCGCCTGCAGGGTTTATGAGCACCGCTTCCTGGAATGCCGTCTTTTGAAGTGTTGGAACCCCGCCGATTTGGTGGCCGTAATCGGCGTGAACACCATCGTGCGCACCGACATCATCAATCCCGGGGACCCGGTCCGGCAGGTCATTGCGGCGCACGAAGAAGAATGCCCGCCCCACAAGGTGCAGGCATTGATCGCCGGCCTCTCCCGCGGGGACGACCGGTCAAAGACCCTCGCCGCCCTCGCCGGGTTGGCCCGCAAAGACCTGGCGGTCCGTCACTACGCCCGATCCGAACTGGGGCTCAAGACCGAATACGAGTACTTCATCTTCGGCCGTCCCCTGTCGGGAATCCTGGCCTCTCACGGCATCATGGTCCACACGCTCCCCGGTGGCTGA
- the htpX gene encoding protease HtpX yields MKRIGLFLLVNLLVLTTIIIVTSVLGVNRYVEGQGINYASLLVFAAVVGFSGALISLALSRWMAKQMMRVHVLDPRGNLTAQERRLVEMVHEMSRRAGLKVMPEVGIYQSPEVNAFATGPTRNRALVAVSTGLLGRMDQDAVEGVIAHEVAHIANGDMVTMTLVQGVINTFVVFLSRIIAHAIASTVRSEVAHVVHIVAIIVFQILFSILGSIAVLAFSRHREYRADGGGAELAGKEKMIRALTALKKNVELVDTEQTALQTMKISGGKPRGALARLFSSHPDLDDRIRRLQQM; encoded by the coding sequence ATGAAGCGTATCGGGTTATTCCTTTTAGTCAACTTGCTGGTGCTCACCACGATCATCATTGTCACCAGTGTGCTTGGGGTGAACCGCTATGTTGAAGGGCAGGGCATCAACTACGCCAGCCTGCTGGTGTTCGCCGCCGTCGTCGGTTTCTCCGGCGCCCTGATCTCCCTGGCGCTCTCCCGGTGGATGGCGAAGCAGATGATGCGGGTGCACGTGCTGGACCCGCGGGGCAACCTCACGGCCCAGGAGCGCCGGTTGGTGGAAATGGTGCACGAGATGTCCCGCCGGGCCGGCCTCAAGGTGATGCCGGAGGTGGGGATCTACCAGTCGCCGGAGGTGAACGCTTTTGCCACCGGGCCCACCAGAAACCGGGCTCTGGTGGCGGTTTCGACGGGCCTGTTGGGGCGGATGGACCAGGACGCGGTGGAAGGGGTCATTGCGCACGAGGTGGCGCACATCGCCAACGGCGATATGGTCACCATGACCCTGGTCCAGGGCGTGATCAACACCTTCGTGGTGTTCCTTTCCCGGATCATCGCCCACGCCATCGCCAGCACGGTGCGGAGCGAGGTCGCTCACGTCGTCCATATCGTGGCCATCATCGTGTTCCAGATCCTGTTCTCGATCCTGGGCAGCATCGCCGTGCTCGCCTTCTCCCGGCACCGGGAGTACCGTGCGGACGGCGGCGGGGCCGAACTGGCCGGCAAGGAAAAGATGATCCGGGCGTTGACCGCGTTGAAGAAGAATGTGGAGTTGGTGGACACCGAACAGACGGCGTTGCAGACCATGAAAATCAGCGGGGGGAAGCCGCGCGGTGCCCTGGCCCGGCTTTTCTCCAGCCACCCCGACCTGGACGACCGCATTCGCCGCCTGCAGCAGATGTAA
- a CDS encoding PAS domain-containing protein → MESAVSAVNNTNRRADAAWFELDPQIKSILDLLSEGLVCLDPDLKVLWANRSTAESAGLAPEAFVGRHCYEIRHRRSEECPGCPVRKALQSGQPQEGELCTPDGQDLFIRAYPLLDEQGIVQGAVELAVNITGWKQTEKELRDQLDRLEVLLQARNAELSAVNEQLQREIAARRRAEEALRSSEQWFHKVFRSSPDIMFIVDDEGRYFDVNENWSHLTGQRREEAIGSRAVQPVLIISPAALARIAGEIAAERTVHNLEINYRSQTGEQHAGLMSVELLDLSGDRCCLVSLRDITVRKHIEHEMARLDRLNLIGEMAAGIVHEIRNPLTAVRGFLQMFRERKEWSDYTKHLDLMTAELDRAGAIVTGFLSLAKNRPLNQKPHNLNAIISSLLPLIQADALTGDKYVQANLNEVPDLLLDENEIRQLILNLARNGLEAMSASGRLTLNTFMDGGEVVLAVQDQGPGIEPGLVDKITRPFVTNKEQGTGLGLAVCDSIAAQHNATMTFETSPAGTTFYVRFPLSVNTSPKQRP, encoded by the coding sequence TTGGAATCGGCAGTATCAGCCGTCAACAACACAAACCGGAGAGCTGATGCGGCCTGGTTCGAGCTTGACCCGCAAATCAAGTCCATACTCGACCTCCTCTCGGAGGGACTGGTCTGCCTCGATCCGGATCTGAAAGTGCTCTGGGCCAACCGGAGTACCGCAGAGTCGGCCGGCCTGGCGCCGGAGGCGTTCGTCGGCCGTCACTGCTACGAAATCCGGCACCGCCGCAGCGAAGAATGCCCGGGTTGCCCAGTCCGCAAGGCACTCCAGAGCGGTCAGCCGCAAGAGGGCGAACTCTGCACTCCGGACGGGCAGGATTTGTTTATCCGGGCCTATCCGCTCCTGGATGAACAGGGTATCGTCCAGGGCGCCGTTGAACTTGCGGTGAACATTACGGGATGGAAGCAGACGGAGAAAGAGCTGCGGGATCAACTGGATCGGCTTGAGGTACTCCTGCAAGCGCGCAACGCCGAACTCAGCGCGGTCAATGAACAACTACAAAGGGAAATCGCCGCGCGGCGGCGGGCGGAAGAGGCGCTCCGCTCATCCGAGCAGTGGTTCCACAAGGTTTTCCGCTCGAGTCCGGACATCATGTTCATTGTTGACGACGAGGGCCGCTACTTCGACGTAAACGAAAACTGGTCGCACCTTACCGGTCAGCGGCGCGAGGAAGCCATCGGGTCCAGGGCCGTGCAACCGGTCCTGATAATCAGTCCGGCGGCGCTGGCGCGCATAGCCGGAGAAATCGCCGCAGAACGGACAGTGCACAACCTGGAGATCAACTACCGGTCGCAGACCGGTGAGCAGCACGCAGGACTGATGTCCGTGGAATTGCTGGACCTGAGTGGTGACCGGTGTTGTCTGGTTTCCTTGAGAGACATCACCGTCCGGAAACATATAGAGCATGAAATGGCCCGGCTTGACCGGTTGAATCTGATCGGGGAAATGGCGGCCGGCATTGTCCACGAGATCAGAAACCCGTTGACGGCCGTGCGCGGATTCCTGCAGATGTTCCGGGAGCGAAAGGAATGGTCCGACTATACCAAGCACCTTGACCTGATGACCGCCGAACTCGACCGGGCCGGCGCCATCGTCACCGGATTTTTGTCCCTGGCCAAAAACAGGCCGTTGAATCAGAAACCCCACAACCTCAATGCCATAATCTCGTCCCTGCTTCCGCTCATCCAGGCCGATGCCTTGACGGGGGACAAGTACGTGCAGGCCAACCTCAATGAGGTGCCGGATTTGCTGCTGGACGAGAACGAAATCCGCCAGCTCATACTGAACCTCGCCCGCAACGGGCTCGAAGCAATGTCCGCTTCCGGGAGGCTGACGCTCAACACCTTCATGGACGGCGGCGAGGTGGTCCTGGCGGTCCAGGACCAGGGTCCCGGCATCGAACCGGGACTCGTCGACAAGATCACCAGGCCCTTCGTCACCAACAAGGAACAGGGCACCGGCCTGGGACTGGCGGTCTGTGACAGTATCGCCGCCCAGCACAATGCCACGATGACTTTTGAAACCAGCCCCGCCGGAACCACCTTCTATGTACGTTTTCCGCTATCGGTAAACACCTCCCCAAAACAACGCCCCTGA
- a CDS encoding ABC transporter ATP-binding protein: MSFWFEFIGLSFTVGAEARNVSCSGAVDRGGVMLVRGPSGVGKSTLLRVLARLQPGTGGDVRLGGRQWLTFAPTEWRTAVCYVAQQPALFEGTVMDNLRRPFQLAAVRKRATYNGALVEQGMVMLGLAPALLEQDARLLSGGEAARVAVLRVMLTRPSVLLLDEPTAALDRVSAAGFCELIRNWLADEPDRAAMIITHDELVENFFPDPVLLELNAAGGHARRRGE; this comes from the coding sequence ATGTCTTTTTGGTTCGAGTTCATCGGGCTGTCGTTCACCGTGGGGGCCGAGGCGAGGAACGTCAGTTGCTCCGGAGCGGTCGACCGGGGAGGGGTGATGCTGGTGCGCGGTCCCTCGGGAGTGGGCAAGAGCACCCTGCTCCGCGTCCTGGCCCGCCTGCAGCCGGGGACCGGGGGCGACGTCCGGCTGGGAGGCCGCCAATGGCTTACCTTTGCGCCCACGGAGTGGCGGACCGCGGTCTGCTATGTGGCCCAGCAGCCGGCGCTCTTTGAGGGTACGGTGATGGACAACCTCCGGCGTCCGTTTCAGCTGGCTGCGGTGCGGAAACGCGCTACGTACAACGGTGCCCTGGTGGAACAGGGCATGGTGATGCTGGGCCTGGCCCCGGCGCTCCTGGAACAGGATGCCCGGCTGCTCTCCGGCGGGGAGGCGGCCCGGGTGGCCGTGCTGCGGGTTATGCTGACCCGTCCGTCGGTGCTCTTGCTGGATGAGCCCACCGCCGCGCTCGACCGGGTTTCCGCCGCCGGTTTTTGTGAGCTGATCAGGAACTGGTTGGCGGATGAACCCGACCGGGCGGCGATGATAATCACCCACGACGAACTGGTGGAGAACTTTTTCCCGGACCCGGTGTTGTTGGAGCTTAATGCCGCCGGCGGCCACGCCCGCCGGCGGGGGGAGTGA
- a CDS encoding ABC transporter permease, with the protein MDASLIPISDFQLALSVILVVITGAVSAALRLGLLKSLLWGSVRTFVQLSLIGYVLNYVFALDSLVVVILLVLAMCWIAARASVQRAKNVPGKPTLPAYLSLVCSTFFVGTLVTQLIIGPEPWYSARIVIPMFGLILGNSMNGIALSLDRLYAETRARRGEVDTLLAFGATPWEAVRDCVREAVRAGMTPTINSLMVVGLVSLPGMMTGQILGGVDPQEAVRYQIVVMLMIAAAVAIGCLILVGVSYRKMFTGDGALKPELHRSRAG; encoded by the coding sequence TTGGACGCCTCTTTGATTCCCATCTCCGATTTTCAACTGGCTCTGAGCGTGATCCTGGTGGTGATCACTGGAGCCGTTTCGGCGGCCCTGCGCCTGGGATTGTTGAAATCCCTGCTCTGGGGTTCGGTGCGGACCTTCGTGCAACTGTCGCTGATCGGCTACGTGCTGAATTACGTCTTCGCCCTGGACAGCCTGGTGGTGGTGATCCTGTTGGTGCTGGCGATGTGTTGGATCGCCGCCCGGGCCTCGGTGCAGCGGGCCAAAAACGTACCCGGCAAGCCTACCCTGCCGGCCTACCTGTCCCTGGTGTGCAGCACCTTTTTCGTGGGCACGCTGGTCACCCAACTGATTATCGGGCCTGAGCCCTGGTACAGCGCCCGGATCGTGATCCCGATGTTCGGCCTGATCCTGGGGAACTCGATGAACGGCATCGCCCTGTCGCTGGACCGGCTGTACGCCGAGACGCGGGCCCGCCGGGGCGAGGTGGACACCCTGTTGGCGTTCGGCGCCACGCCCTGGGAGGCGGTCCGGGACTGTGTGCGGGAGGCGGTCCGGGCCGGCATGACCCCGACCATCAATTCGCTGATGGTGGTGGGACTGGTCAGCCTGCCCGGAATGATGACCGGGCAGATCCTGGGCGGCGTCGATCCGCAGGAGGCGGTGCGGTACCAGATCGTGGTCATGCTGATGATCGCGGCCGCGGTAGCCATCGGGTGCCTGATCCTGGTGGGAGTGTCGTACCGGAAGATGTTCACCGGGGACGGGGCGCTGAAGCCCGAGTTGCACCGCAGCCGGGCGGGCTGA
- the rlmD gene encoding 23S rRNA (uracil(1939)-C(5))-methyltransferase RlmD: protein MSTVDGLNVGDRAEIEITGLSHVGEGVGRRQGLVMFVPLVVPGERVRVEITAVGRTFARGRLVEVLERSRTRVEPGCALFGDCGGCHLLHIDYPEQLRWKTVQVRDALTRLGGLGEVPVANTLGMNEPRHYRNKAHFHVSRDSGRLALGFLARGSHRVTCFVDADGGSGCLLVQRDLLRVAARAAALLESLRVPLYDWETQRGYLRNLLLRRAAATGEIMLVLVTGRQNWPGEREFAERLTAEEPGVVSVIRNVNALETRELLGPENRVRAGEPAITEHLGGLKFRIGPASFFQVNPEQAEKTYEIARLFAGLTGKETVVDAYSGIGTIALFLASRAKSVIGFEALPAAVADAQENALRNGIKNVRFEQGAVEDLLPEWAARGRRVDVAVLDPPRRGCGPAALEALGRLRPRRVVYVSCAPATLARDLGRLAELGFDVVKVQPVDMFPQTSHIECVVSLTRKHSP, encoded by the coding sequence GTGAGTACGGTTGACGGACTGAATGTCGGCGATCGCGCCGAGATCGAAATTACGGGCCTCAGCCACGTGGGCGAGGGGGTCGGCCGGCGGCAAGGGCTGGTCATGTTTGTGCCCCTGGTGGTGCCGGGAGAACGGGTGCGGGTGGAGATTACCGCCGTGGGCAGGACGTTTGCCCGCGGGCGCTTGGTGGAAGTGCTCGAAAGGTCGAGAACCCGGGTCGAACCGGGATGCGCCCTCTTCGGTGACTGTGGGGGCTGTCACCTACTGCACATAGACTACCCGGAACAACTGCGGTGGAAAACCGTGCAGGTGCGGGACGCCCTGACCCGGCTCGGGGGTCTGGGAGAGGTGCCGGTGGCCAACACCCTGGGGATGAATGAGCCCCGGCATTACCGGAACAAGGCGCACTTTCACGTCAGCCGGGACTCGGGGCGCCTGGCCCTGGGCTTTCTGGCCCGCGGCTCGCACCGGGTCACCTGCTTTGTTGACGCAGATGGCGGTTCCGGTTGTCTCCTGGTGCAGCGGGACCTTCTGCGGGTGGCGGCCCGCGCCGCCGCGCTCCTGGAAAGCCTGCGCGTACCGCTGTACGATTGGGAGACGCAACGGGGGTACCTGCGCAACCTGCTGCTGCGCCGGGCCGCGGCCACCGGGGAGATTATGCTGGTGCTGGTAACCGGCCGCCAAAACTGGCCGGGGGAGCGGGAGTTCGCCGAGCGGCTTACCGCGGAAGAGCCCGGGGTGGTTTCGGTGATCCGGAACGTCAACGCTCTGGAAACCCGGGAACTGCTCGGGCCGGAGAACCGGGTCCGGGCCGGTGAGCCTGCGATCACCGAACATCTGGGCGGGCTCAAGTTCCGGATCGGTCCCGCCTCATTCTTCCAGGTGAACCCGGAGCAGGCTGAAAAAACGTATGAAATCGCGCGCCTGTTCGCCGGGCTGACCGGGAAGGAGACGGTGGTGGACGCGTACAGCGGCATCGGCACCATCGCCCTTTTCCTGGCCTCACGGGCAAAAAGCGTAATCGGGTTCGAAGCCCTGCCGGCGGCGGTGGCCGACGCCCAGGAGAACGCGCTCCGCAACGGAATAAAAAACGTCCGCTTCGAACAGGGGGCGGTGGAGGACCTACTTCCGGAATGGGCGGCCCGGGGCCGGCGGGTAGACGTGGCCGTCCTTGACCCGCCGCGCCGGGGTTGCGGCCCGGCGGCGCTCGAAGCCCTGGGGCGCCTGCGGCCCCGGCGGGTGGTGTATGTGTCCTGTGCTCCGGCCACCCTGGCCCGGGACCTGGGGCGCCTGGCCGAGCTTGGTTTCGATGTTGTGAAGGTTCAACCCGTGGACATGTTTCCCCAGACCAGTCACATCGAGTGCGTAGTATCACTCACAAGAAAACACAGTCCATAA
- a CDS encoding DsrE family protein, giving the protein MKVLFHINESDRWQRVLVNITNFLNDAGQGNAEVVANGEAVSVFRNSCLPTGGGGRCCGPATGALMEQMKQLSEMGVNFAACRNALKAQSIDEGSLPDFVTVVPAGITEIARKQAEGYAYIKP; this is encoded by the coding sequence TTGAAGGTCCTCTTCCACATTAACGAATCCGACCGGTGGCAAAGAGTACTCGTAAACATCACCAATTTCTTGAACGACGCGGGGCAAGGAAACGCCGAAGTAGTGGCCAACGGTGAGGCGGTTTCCGTTTTCAGGAACAGCTGCCTGCCAACCGGGGGCGGCGGCCGGTGCTGCGGACCTGCTACCGGAGCACTAATGGAGCAGATGAAGCAGTTGTCAGAGATGGGAGTAAACTTTGCCGCGTGCCGGAACGCTCTCAAAGCTCAGTCTATTGACGAGGGGAGCCTCCCTGACTTTGTAACGGTTGTGCCGGCCGGCATAACAGAAATTGCCAGAAAACAGGCTGAAGGGTACGCCTACATCAAACCCTGA
- a CDS encoding TatD family hydrolase gives MEGIVDSHTHVSLLPYEGLENMALAGVKKIIGCAIFFGAKHAETLFDHFHQMSTLSVKNAAENGIKLFLAVGIHPMGTPEDWPRVIDALPGYLKMNDVVGLGEIGLHEGSRREQDVLKEQLKVAKEHRVPVILHTPPQDRVKITNKTIEIAAAVGMEPGKVIIDHANLDIIHLIEDFGAVPGLTIRQEGLTPHLLLNHLERFQRGVLNSDYSNLKPNDPLSVPKAVRYLELNGVPLEIIARIARYNAEKVFGIQTTGSTTHY, from the coding sequence ATGGAAGGAATTGTAGATTCTCACACACACGTTTCGTTGCTTCCGTACGAAGGGCTGGAAAACATGGCCCTGGCCGGGGTGAAAAAGATTATCGGCTGTGCCATATTTTTTGGGGCAAAGCATGCGGAAACACTCTTTGACCATTTCCACCAAATGTCAACCCTTTCGGTGAAGAATGCTGCCGAAAATGGCATCAAGCTTTTCCTCGCAGTCGGCATTCACCCCATGGGGACACCGGAAGACTGGCCCAGGGTGATCGACGCCCTCCCAGGCTACTTGAAGATGAATGACGTCGTCGGCTTAGGAGAAATCGGCCTGCATGAGGGAAGCCGGCGGGAGCAGGACGTGCTAAAGGAGCAATTGAAGGTAGCCAAGGAACACAGAGTACCGGTAATCCTTCACACCCCGCCACAGGACAGGGTGAAGATAACCAACAAGACGATTGAAATTGCCGCCGCCGTCGGGATGGAGCCCGGAAAAGTGATCATCGACCACGCCAATTTGGATATTATTCACTTAATCGAGGACTTTGGGGCCGTTCCCGGGCTCACCATTCGCCAAGAAGGACTTACGCCCCATCTGTTGCTGAACCACCTGGAACGTTTCCAGCGAGGGGTGCTAAACAGCGATTACAGCAACCTCAAACCCAACGACCCCCTGAGCGTTCCGAAGGCTGTGCGGTATCTGGAGCTGAACGGGGTCCCCCTGGAAATCATTGCCCGGATTGCAAGATACAATGCGGAGAAAGTTTTCGGCATTCAAACGACCGGCAGCACGACTCATTACTAA
- a CDS encoding transposase produces the protein MGSRTWKELYSNRSSIERLFSILKAYLNMDRLTKREIEKAFTDLN, from the coding sequence GTGGGCAGCCGGACCTGGAAAGAACTTTACAGCAACCGCAGTTCCATTGAGAGGCTGTTCTCCATACTGAAAGCATACCTCAACATGGACCGGTTGACAAAAAGAGAAATTGAAAAGGCATTTACAGATTTAAACTAA